A segment of the Oncorhynchus tshawytscha isolate Ot180627B linkage group LG06, Otsh_v2.0, whole genome shotgun sequence genome:
ATGGGTCAGGCACTCAACATCGTGTAAACTGAAATTAATGTTAAGTGCGTTTAAGTCCTTTATTGCAATCATGGACTGTAAATTAATTTTCCCTTTTCTGTCCCATGATAATGCAGAGTACATATCATGTAATTCATTCTGACTGATGGGTTTAGTTGTGAATGTAGCCCATGGCTAAATCATGTCAATAATAATGGCATCTTTGACAAGCAACATAACATTAAAGTAACtatccagtgaaaatctcacttttaaaagttcatatttCCAAATAATGTTAACTTATCCTATAATCTTATTTGTAGTCAAAGTCATACATTGGAGAAAAAACGGACTGTTTCAGAAACGCTTTCTGTGGGATGAGCTCCCATGAATAGTTTTAATGACCGGtttacacccacaccattctgttgttggggcacTCCCACAACATTCCAACACAAAAAAAGCTGCTTTTTAAGATCATTACTTAACATTTTTTGGAAGGAAAATTATTTCACTCATTGTttttaattataggtcatatttcatagaaatctggaaacactggacagttacttgaATATTTATTATTACAAATATCACAACTCAGAAAACAATGATCAATCAGTAAATCACATCTTTGGGACCCCTGGGGCTACTCCATTAAGACGTTAAGATACAATTTCACTTTTTCTTAATTTCTTCCATGACTCATTTTCTGGAATGGGGACAATTGGCCCTCCAAATTTGCACTGTGACCAAATGTAGTCATTCATACTAACAGAGATGTGTGATATCTTCTGACAACATCCTCTGATTCTGAATGATTTTCCACAACCACTTCAGGCTATCCTGGGAATCAAAACTATCCCAGTTAACTGTGATTTCAATAACTTAATTTCAATCAACTCAATTTAGTTTTAATTGTACGTACACAAATATGATACTTTTTGAATCAGAGTTCTTCTGTAAATTTTGCAATCTCATTTATAACAGAATGATTATTCAATCAACTCAGAAATGCTTCAAgtaaaggagagagcgagagatggagagtaaTAGACAAATCTGTGCTCAGTTGGTATTGTATGTTTGAGCAGGGAGTTAACATagtctttttgttgttgtgcctTTACGTTTAGTCAGAAAACAAGAGAATCACAGATACATTTAAAACGTTTGAGCAGAGATACACAGGACACATTGACCAGAGCCTGAGGGAACATTAGGCAGATCCATGTGCAGATACTGTGTGAGTTTATGAATTAAGATTGATGAGGCAATTCTGGAAATGCTGCTGCCTGCTAATATCTCAAAATTGCCTTCCTGCCCTCTCACTCTCAGCACTTTCTTGCTCTCAGACTGGTGAGGGGCCCATCTCCTCACAGAGAGAACGCTCCATGGAGTGCAGATAAAGGAAAGGTTCCCCCTCCTTGTTCTATTCTCCCTACAGTCTCTCTCCTGGGAGTCTTCGTCAGGTCCCACCACTCCCTCCTCAAATTAGGCCCAGGGTCCGATCACAAATCCTAGCACAGCCCCATTGTCCTATTGGTTGGGATTGGAGGATGGGAGGGTTGGGGAGGAGTGTTCATGTCCTGGTTTGGAGGCGAAGTGTCAGGACACGTGTGAGATGAGTCTGACACGTGTCTGAATGTCCTGGCGACACAGTGGGCATGTCTCCAACTGTAAGGCACACTCCATACACATCCCACtaaggagacagagacaaacacacagaggccAAGTAAGGAGCTGTAACAGATAGGCAAATGGCTAGATAGGTACAAGTGGTGAAAAAGAGAGGGAAGTTGTTGTACCTGTGTCCGCAGGGTCTCAGCTCCGTATCGGCCATCTGGTCACAGCAGAGGGTGCAGCAGTTGTCTCTGATGCTCACCTGCTTCAGCAGAGCCAGGCGCCGGTGTCTGAGGGAAACACACAAGCACAGTCATGAAAAGCTACATAGGAGTTCACATAATGTGCCGTTGTAATGTGCAGTTGTTCAACCAGAGTGATCATTTAGAGCCTAACCATTTCCCTGAAGGCTCCATTACCTCAGACTTACCTGGGAAGGATAATCTTCTCATCAGACGCCAGCGAGGCAAAGTCATTGAAGGTGCTGAATTTAACAGATGGGGGGTGGCGGAAGGGCTTCGCCCCAAAGTTAAACTCACATTGTTGGTAGGACATGAAACTTGCTGCTGCAAAGAAGCCAGACCTGAGAAAGAGATTAAGTAGAGAGACTAAGGTAAGTGGAAGAATTGGGAGGACATTGGATGTGGCAGTGAGTTAGTGAAATGTACAGCATGTGAATACTTGTGTGGGGTGGATTATGTCCATAGAAGGGAGCGAGCAGGAGTAGGGTGTGTATACTCACGTTGCTGAGGAGAACACCTGCTTCTCTGGGGGGAGTTCATGTCCATTCAGGAAGAAAAGCATCTGCTTCTTACCGAGGTCCAGTAGGAAACCGATGACATCTCCTACAGATCAACATGAGTGTAAAGCTTAAGGATAGGCTTGTAAGGGCCATTAGCTCAGTAACAAATCTGTGTAAGCTGAGGCCCTGACAGTCATCTCCCATTACAGCCTGCCTCTCTGAGCTACATGAATCCTGTACAAAGTTCAGGTTGAACTTACCCTCTTTCCAGCAAGGGTGGGAGTGTGGCTTACTGCGAGCATTGTACCAGATTAGCTGCCTGCAGCCATCATATGCACATGAATATTCATCATCTCCTATCCCATAGccctcctgaaacacacacattatgGTATTCAGTCTAGCATGAATAAACACTGCTTGCTGTGTGTATCAGTAAAGAATGTGAACACTTACATGGTTGAGGAACTTGCTATCCTTGGTGGCCCAGCCAATCTGCATGACCCCTGAGGTGACTACAGTGACCTCATAGTACCACACGCCTGAGTCCACGCAGAAGGTACAGCGGACACTCTCGAAGGAGGACGCGTCGCAGCGTGCCTTGGGAGGAGAGAAAAGGGCAGATCCATTATCTCTATAGAACACAAGTATTATACCCGGcagtgtacagtcatggccaaaagttgagaatgacacaaatattaattttcacaaagtctgctgcctcagtttgtatgatagcAATTtggatatactccagaatgttatgaagagtgatcagattaattgaaattcattacAAAATCCCTATTTGCCATACAAagtaactgaatccccaaaacatttccactgcatttcagccctgtcacaaaaggaccagctgacatcatgtcagtgattctctcgttaacacaggtgtgagcgttgacgaggacaaggctggagatcactctgtcatactgattgagttcaaaaaacagactggaagcttaaaaaggagggtggtgttggaatcattgttcttcctctgtcaaccatggttacctgcaaggaaacacgtgccgtcatcattgctttgcacaaaaagggcttcacaggcaaggatattgctgccagtaagattgcatctaaatcaaccatttatcggatcatcaagattttcaaggagagcggttcaattgttgtgaagaaggcttctaggtgcccaagaaagtccagcaagcaccaggaccgtctcctaaagttgattcagctgcaggatcggggcaccaccagtacagagcttgctcaggaatggcagcaggcaggtgtgagtgcatctgcacgcacagtgaggtgaagatttttggaagatggcctggtgtcaagaaaggcagcaaagaagccacttctctacaggaaaaacatcagggacagactgatattctgcaaaaggtacagggattggactgctgaggactggggtaaagtcattttctctgataaatcccctttccaattgtttggggcattcggaaaaaaagcttgtccggagaaggcaaggtgagcgctaccatcagtcctgtgtcatgccaacagtaaagcatcctgagaccattcatgtgtggggttgcttctcagccaagggagtgggctcactcacaattttgcctaagaacacatccatgaataaagaatggtaccaacacatcctccgagagcaacttctcccaaccatccaggaacagtttggtgacgaacaatgtattttccagcatgatggagcaaaagtgataactaagtggttcgggaaacaaaacatagatattttgggtccatggccaggaaactccccagaccttaatcccattgagaacttgtggtcaatcctcaagaggcaggtggacaaacaaaaacccacaaattctgacaaactccaagcattgattatgcaagaatgggctgccatcagtcaggatgtggcccagaagttaattgacagcatgtcagggcggattgcagaggtcttgaaaaagaagggtcaacactgcaaatattgactctttgcatcaacttcatgtaattgtcaatagaaGCCTTTGAcccttatgaaatgcttgtaattatatttcagtattccatagtatctgacaaaaatatctagacactgaagcagaaaactttgtggaaattaatatttgttaaATTAAtattcattctcaaaactttgggCCCCCCCGTTGACGAAAATGGATCGCTCCtatagacagtgagtcacgtggccgtggcttgctatataaagcaggcagacagacaatgaggcattcagttactgttcgattgaacgttagaatgggcaaaacgagtgacctacgTGACTTTGAGTGTGATGTGGTATGATTGTCAGTTCCTGGCGCGCCGgatccagcatctcagaaacggccggccttctgggcttttcacacacaaCAGCGTCTATGGTTTACCGATAATGGTGCAACAAACAAATAACATAGGAGTTGTGCGTTcacgagatgccgttctgcacaccacagcggcagttctgtgggcgaaaacagctcgttgatgagagaggtcgaaagaaaggcaagaatcgtgcaagctaacagacgggacacaaacaggcaaataacagcacagtacaacagtggtgtgcagaacggcatctcgtgAACGCACAACTTGttggtccttgtcacggatggtcTATTgtagcagacgaccacaccaggttccactcctatcagctaaaagtaagaagcagctccagtggacacatgatcaccaacactggacaattgaggagtgaaaAACGTTGtgatgaatcccggttcctgttgtaTCATGCTAATAGCAGAGCTAGGATTTggagtaagcagcatgagtccatggccccatcctgcctggtgtcaaaggtacaggctggtggcgatGGTGTGGgtaatgttttcctggcacacgttagttCCCTTGATGCCAATCGAGCAATGCTAGAAAGCGACACCTTGAAGaatccatgccccaaagaatttaggctgttctggaggcaaaggggtgtctgacctggtactagatgggtgtacctaatgaACTGGCTACAGTGTAATGCTGGCCTTTCCCATGACTGGAACATAAAATATAATCATTCCTTGTGTGTGCAACAGTGCCCCTACAGAAAGTTGAGTTTGGATAATTCTAGTCACAAGACCACTCCTCTGTTACGCTTGTTAGATAGTAAGGCTGGGACAATACCAGGATCACAATATTCTTTCCATGGCAAAAACGAAAACACGAAGCAGAACAAACTCTTTggtcctgctgtatgtaaaatattgtgcgATAGCTTTGAAAATAAATatatgtgactctggatgacaacataatgtttgtttccaacatcggggctgttttcctaaagaagttacaTCCGCTTCGTGTTTTGTTTTCTTGCCACGATACTAATGAGTATCGAGATACTGGTATTGTCCCAGCCCTTCTACATAGACACCCCTCACCTCGAGTCCACTAGGAGAGATCTTAAGATACTCGCTGACGTCGTTGCTGTTCAGCATGGCATTGATGTTGCTCAGGTTCACCTTCTCATAGGTGAACTGACGACCATCTTTCAGGACTGAGGAGAGGGAATGGTATAAGTCagtctcacgcacacacacacgtgaaaagTATCCTCTGTCTCAACTGTGCTGCTAAGTGCATATTCTGAAGGCACATCACACCCTGCAAGGAGCTTAAAGCCTCTTCACACAATGAACAATGGACTGCTGCTAAAGCCAAGAGCACTGTGGGGAAATCTGTTGTGTGGGGAAATGTGGATGAGAACTGTCCTCACTAACATGATGTAGTCTACTACTCACAGAGGTTATCCAGGCTCCATTGTGAACAGAAGCCGACCTGGCGCTTCAGGTAGTCTGTGTGGTCAGCCCACGATTCCAGAATCCCCAGCCGGTCACCTATACACGACTCGGACACCGTAAGCTTGTTCTCACCTGCAACAGTGAAATATGACAGTCAGTTGTCCGTTTCATGGCCATTGTACAGGAGATGGGGACAAACTTACTGGTCTGTGAGAACTTCTCCAAGGCTATGAGGGCAAAGAGCATAACAGTAGGATGTGCCTCAGAACTCTGGGAACAGAGATTGACATAAATTAGACAAGGTCTCATCCTCATTCTATAGAAAAACAACATGCAACACAAGTACATGACTATTGACAGCTTGTAACAGAATTTATGATCTTCTAGATCTGTGTGTTCTCTCACCAGGCTCTCCAGCAGGTACTCCAGGGTTCCAGGGCTCAGGAGTCCAATGCTTGCTGGACCTGAGAGATGAGACATGTGGAGTGGGCGTTAGGAGGAGAAACAATGCTCAGGGCCACAGTAAAAGCACAGGATTGCACCAAGGCCACTTCAGATCTTCCAGAGAAAGAAAAGGTGTAGTTCACAGTTTGGGTTGTAAacagacatttttttatttaactaggcaagtcagtcaagaacaaattcttatttacaatgatggcctaggaacagtgggttaactgtgttGTGGGTTAATAACtcttgtttttgtcgcactgctttgctttatcttggccaggtcacagttgaaaatgagaacttgctctcaactggcctacctggttaaataaaaggtgaaataaataaataaataaataaataaataaattttaaaactgccttgttcatggatagaacgacagatttgtaccttttcagctcggggattcgatctagcaacctttcggttactggcccaacgctctaaccacaatgCTACTTGTCGCCCCTACATTAATTAGTAGAGGCAACCCCTGTTGTGTATGTCAGACAGACTAAATCGTTTCACCCTGACCACCCTCCACAGCCCAGTGCTGCAGGCTCAGCAGAGCTGTCAGAGCAAAGGCAGAGCACTTTGGCCATGTCATGACAGACCAACTCAAACTTGCGGGATCAGCGCTTTCAGTTCACACTGACCACTTGATATGCTAAAAACTGGTTGAGCAGCTAGGGTCAAATAACCTGGAGCATTTTCATACATATTCACACTGTATATTCTgtgagttggtgtgtgtgtaagagaatgAGGGAGATCAGGTTGCATCCACACTCACCAGCCAGTTTCTCAGCCAGGCAGCCCAGTACAGCTGTAGTGTTGCGGTGCTTGGAAGGGATGACAGCATCCTGGCGGGCCACAGTGGAACTCAGGCTCAGCATCCCGGACAGCTTTTGTAGAGCGTCCTAACAAAGTAAGGGAAACAAGTACTGTTATGAAAGCACAACACAGAAAAACCTTTAGATCGGCAATGTTCAAATCTACTTAATACCCACTTTCTCTGTAAGCCTATATGGAATACAACGGGTAAAGCAACAGGCTACACTGACTAGATTAACAAAAACACTGAATCCCTCTCAATAGAGAGTAAAAATTCTGAGCCAAGACTGCGTTTTTCTTTTTCAAAAGAAGAATCTTTAAGAGACAAAAGTACAGTGCTGACTAAAAGCAGAGAAATAAACTAAAAAAGGTGGCCTCCAGCAGAAAAACCCTGTACTTGACAATAAGATTGGCTTGTTGTGATCAGCTGCTCTCAAGGAGTGCGTAGGAGTGGACATGCTTTGGGAATTTGCGCTTTGAATTAAGAGTACTGTGACGGCATTAGGCATGTAAGATGGATTGCAGCGACATTACAGGTAGCGCCCtataaaatctattttaaaaaacaacaaaaaaacagaattcCATTTAGTTTTCCTCCAAATTCCATTATCTCCTTTCTGGTTTTCCAGGTATCGGTTTTTCCCATTTTTTCAGGTTTTCGCTCAAAATCACACTTAGAACATCCAATTGAGTTTTTCTATAaactaagtccacaacaatgatTATACCACATCCAGAGACCTCTTTAGAGGTCTGGAAACACTATTTACCCTTTAATCCAAATGCGCACCAGCCAGAGACCATCGTTTGTTAGCAATGTTTCTGTAGCGCTCATGTGAAtgcagtgcccccccccccctaagtTTAATAGTAAAGACGTACtttaactgtaaaaatgtattaccCTTTTAAATGtgccatgaacacaaccagtcatgttaTCGGATTGtcaaaacaaatcacttcaa
Coding sequences within it:
- the LOC112252330 gene encoding RING finger and SPRY domain-containing protein 1 → MIVASWIAFCASRSLEQVLLLSLEQQHSLRVWKSLGTTRTMGNSCVCREDSDVDDGSATRGQLRRVDHTAADHPEARSSRPRDPVRPPRRGRGPHEPRRKKQNVDGLVLDTLAVIRTLVDNDQEPPYSMITLHEMAETDDGWLEVVQSLIRVIPLDDPLGPAVITLLLDECPLPTKDALQKLSGMLSLSSTVARQDAVIPSKHRNTTAVLGCLAEKLAGPASIGLLSPGTLEYLLESLSSEAHPTVMLFALIALEKFSQTSENKLTVSESCIGDRLGILESWADHTDYLKRQVGFCSQWSLDNLFLKDGRQFTYEKVNLSNINAMLNSNDVSEYLKISPSGLEARCDASSFESVRCTFCVDSGVWYYEVTVVTSGVMQIGWATKDSKFLNHEGYGIGDDEYSCAYDGCRQLIWYNARSKPHSHPCWKEGDVIGFLLDLGKKQMLFFLNGHELPPEKQVFSSATSGFFAAASFMSYQQCEFNFGAKPFRHPPSVKFSTFNDFASLASDEKIILPRHRRLALLKQVSIRDNCCTLCCDQMADTELRPCGHSGMCMECALQLETCPLCRQDIQTRVRLISHVS